One window of the Zea mays cultivar B73 chromosome 3, Zm-B73-REFERENCE-NAM-5.0, whole genome shotgun sequence genome contains the following:
- the LOC100283734 gene encoding Glycogen synthase kinase-3 homolog MsK-3, with protein sequence MASAGVAPSGYKNSSSTSIGAEKLQDHMNELKIRDDKEVEATIINGKGTETGHIIVTTTGGKNGQPKQTVSYMAERIVGQGSFGIVFQAKCLETGETVAIKKVLQDKRYKNRELQTMRLLDHPNVVALKHCFFSTTEKDELYLNLVLEYVPETVHRVVKHHNKMHQRMPLIYVKLYMYQICRALAYIHGTIGVCHRDIKPQNLLVNPHTHQLKICDFGSAKVLVKGEPNISYICSRYYRAPELIFGATEYTTAIDIWSAGCVLAELMLGQPLFPGESGVDQLVEIIKVLGTPTREEIKCMNPNYTEFKFPQIKAHPWHKVFNKRMPPEAVDLVSRLLQYSPNLRCTAVEALVHPFFDELRDPNTRLPNGRFLPPLFNFKPHELKGVPADIVAKLVPEHAKKQCSYVGS encoded by the exons ATGGCTTCAGCTGGTGTTGCCCCTTCTGGGTACAAGaacagcagcagcaccagcatTGGTGCCGAAAAGTTGCAAGATCACATGAACGAGCTAAAGATTAGAGATGATAAG GAAGTTGAAGCAACCATAATTAATGGGAAAGGGACCGAAACTGGGCACATAATTGTCACCACTACTGGTGGCAAGAATGGTCAACCAAAACAG ACAGTGAGCTACATGGCTGAGCGCATTGTAGGTCAAGGTTCTTTTGGGATTGTCTTCCAG GCCAAGTGTTTGGAAACGGGTGAGACTGTTGCCATAAAGAAGGTTCTTCAAGACAAGCGTTACAAGAACCGCGAACTGCAGACCATGCGCCTCCTTGACCACCCTaatgttgttgctttgaagcATTGCTTCTTTTCAACAACTGAGAAGGATGAGCTTTATCTAAATTTGGTCCTTGAGTATGTTCCGGAGACAGTTCATCGAGTTGTGAAACATCACAACAAGATGCACCAACGCATGCCACTTATTTATGTGAAGCTTTATATGTACCAG ATATGTAGAGCATTGGCTTACATTCATGGTACTATCGGTGTCTGCCACAGAGATATTAAGCCACAAAATCTTCTG GTGAACCCACACACCCACCAGCTTAAAATATGTGACTTTGGTAGTGCAAAAGTTCTGGTCAAGGGGGAACCAAACATATCATACATCTGCTCGCGATACTATAGGGCTCCAGAGCTCATATTTGGTGCCACTGAGTATACCACAGCGATTGACATTTGGTCTGCTGGTTGTGTTCTTGCTGAGCTTATGCTAGGGCAG CCTTTGTTTCCAGGTGAAAGTGGTGTGGACCAACTCGTCGAAATCATCAAG GTCCTTGGTACTCCAACAAGGGAAGAAATTAAATGCATGAACCCGAATTACACAGAGTTTAAGTTCCCACAAATCAAAGCTCACCCATGGCACAAG GTATTCAACAAAAGGATGCCGCCAGAAGCTGTTGATCTGGTCTCTCGGCTACTCCAGTACTCCCCAAATCTGAGATGCACTGCT GTGGAGGCGCTTGTCCACCCATTCTTTGACGAGCTTCGAGATCCTAATACTCGTCTTCCAAATGGCCGCTTCCTGCCACCCCTTTTCAACTTCAAGCCTCACG AATTGAAAGGAGTCCCAGCAGACATTGTTGCGAAATTGGTTCCAGAACATGCGAAGAAGCAATGCTCTTATGTTGGATCGTGA
- the LOC100283734 gene encoding glycogen synthase kinase-3 homolog MsK-3 isoform X1: MASAGVAPSGYKNSSSTSIGAEKLQDHMNELKIRDDKEVEATIINGKGTETGHIIVTTTGGKNGQPKQTVSYMAERIVGQGSFGIVFQAKCLETGETVAIKKVLQDKRYKNRELQTMRLLDHPNVVALKHCFFSTTEKDELYLNLVLEYVPETVHRVVKHHNKMHQRMPLIYVKLYMYQICRALAYIHGTIGVCHRDIKPQNLLVCWRFFYFAPVSFSDEMVWYLEIDFQTSLQVNPHTHQLKICDFGSAKVLVKGEPNISYICSRYYRAPELIFGATEYTTAIDIWSAGCVLAELMLGQPLFPGESGVDQLVEIIKVLGTPTREEIKCMNPNYTEFKFPQIKAHPWHKVFNKRMPPEAVDLVSRLLQYSPNLRCTAVEALVHPFFDELRDPNTRLPNGRFLPPLFNFKPHELKGVPADIVAKLVPEHAKKQCSYVGS, translated from the exons ATGGCTTCAGCTGGTGTTGCCCCTTCTGGGTACAAGaacagcagcagcaccagcatTGGTGCCGAAAAGTTGCAAGATCACATGAACGAGCTAAAGATTAGAGATGATAAG GAAGTTGAAGCAACCATAATTAATGGGAAAGGGACCGAAACTGGGCACATAATTGTCACCACTACTGGTGGCAAGAATGGTCAACCAAAACAG ACAGTGAGCTACATGGCTGAGCGCATTGTAGGTCAAGGTTCTTTTGGGATTGTCTTCCAG GCCAAGTGTTTGGAAACGGGTGAGACTGTTGCCATAAAGAAGGTTCTTCAAGACAAGCGTTACAAGAACCGCGAACTGCAGACCATGCGCCTCCTTGACCACCCTaatgttgttgctttgaagcATTGCTTCTTTTCAACAACTGAGAAGGATGAGCTTTATCTAAATTTGGTCCTTGAGTATGTTCCGGAGACAGTTCATCGAGTTGTGAAACATCACAACAAGATGCACCAACGCATGCCACTTATTTATGTGAAGCTTTATATGTACCAG ATATGTAGAGCATTGGCTTACATTCATGGTACTATCGGTGTCTGCCACAGAGATATTAAGCCACAAAATCTTCTGGTATGCTGGAGATTCTTCTATTTTGCTCCTGTATCATTTTCAGATGAAATGGTTTGGTACTTAGAAATTGATTTTCAAACTTCACTACAGGTGAACCCACACACCCACCAGCTTAAAATATGTGACTTTGGTAGTGCAAAAGTTCTGGTCAAGGGGGAACCAAACATATCATACATCTGCTCGCGATACTATAGGGCTCCAGAGCTCATATTTGGTGCCACTGAGTATACCACAGCGATTGACATTTGGTCTGCTGGTTGTGTTCTTGCTGAGCTTATGCTAGGGCAG CCTTTGTTTCCAGGTGAAAGTGGTGTGGACCAACTCGTCGAAATCATCAAG GTCCTTGGTACTCCAACAAGGGAAGAAATTAAATGCATGAACCCGAATTACACAGAGTTTAAGTTCCCACAAATCAAAGCTCACCCATGGCACAAG GTATTCAACAAAAGGATGCCGCCAGAAGCTGTTGATCTGGTCTCTCGGCTACTCCAGTACTCCCCAAATCTGAGATGCACTGCT GTGGAGGCGCTTGTCCACCCATTCTTTGACGAGCTTCGAGATCCTAATACTCGTCTTCCAAATGGCCGCTTCCTGCCACCCCTTTTCAACTTCAAGCCTCACG AATTGAAAGGAGTCCCAGCAGACATTGTTGCGAAATTGGTTCCAGAACATGCGAAGAAGCAATGCTCTTATGTTGGATCGTGA
- the LOC100283734 gene encoding glycogen synthase kinase-3 homolog MsK-3 isoform X2, which produces MNPNYTEFKFPQIKAHPWHKVFNKRMPPEAVDLVSRLLQYSPNLRCTAVEALVHPFFDELRDPNTRLPNGRFLPPLFNFKPHELKGVPADIVAKLVPEHAKKQCSYVGS; this is translated from the exons ATGAACCCGAATTACACAGAGTTTAAGTTCCCACAAATCAAAGCTCACCCATGGCACAAG GTATTCAACAAAAGGATGCCGCCAGAAGCTGTTGATCTGGTCTCTCGGCTACTCCAGTACTCCCCAAATCTGAGATGCACTGCT GTGGAGGCGCTTGTCCACCCATTCTTTGACGAGCTTCGAGATCCTAATACTCGTCTTCCAAATGGCCGCTTCCTGCCACCCCTTTTCAACTTCAAGCCTCACG AATTGAAAGGAGTCCCAGCAGACATTGTTGCGAAATTGGTTCCAGAACATGCGAAGAAGCAATGCTCTTATGTTGGATCGTGA